A genomic window from Blastococcus saxobsidens DD2 includes:
- a CDS encoding response regulator transcription factor gives MSRSVLIIEDDPRIRRMLQMTLQREGLEVTEAESGEAALEKLAEHPFDVILLDLMLPGMDGFEVCREIRKTSNTPVIMVTARSDSHDVVAGLEAGADDYVSKPFVVKELSARIRALARRTRAPEPRVRLTVGDLEVSPSEGTVTRGGELLNLTRTEFRLLTELAAEPGRVLSREELLERVWGYDYFGDSRLVDVHVRRLRKKIEPDPATPTLVTTVRGMGYRVPG, from the coding sequence ATGTCGCGGTCTGTGCTGATCATCGAGGACGACCCGCGGATCCGGCGCATGCTCCAGATGACCCTGCAGCGCGAGGGGCTGGAGGTCACCGAGGCCGAGAGCGGAGAAGCTGCCCTGGAGAAGCTGGCCGAGCACCCCTTCGACGTGATCCTGCTGGACCTGATGCTGCCGGGCATGGACGGTTTCGAGGTGTGCCGGGAGATCCGCAAGACGTCCAACACCCCGGTGATCATGGTGACCGCCCGCTCGGACAGCCACGACGTCGTCGCCGGGCTGGAGGCCGGCGCCGACGACTACGTCTCCAAGCCGTTCGTCGTCAAGGAGCTCTCCGCGCGCATCCGTGCGCTGGCGCGGCGGACCCGCGCCCCCGAACCCCGGGTCCGGCTCACCGTGGGAGACCTGGAGGTCTCACCGAGCGAGGGCACCGTCACCCGGGGCGGCGAGCTGCTCAACCTGACCCGCACGGAGTTCCGGCTGCTCACCGAGCTCGCCGCGGAGCCCGGGCGCGTGCTCAGCCGCGAGGAGCTGCTGGAACGGGTGTGGGGATACGACTACTTCGGTGACTCCCGGCTGGTCGACGTCCACGTGCGCCGGCTGCGCAAGAAGATCGAGCCGGACCCCGCGACCCCGACGCTCGTGACCACCGTCCGGGGCATGGGCTACCGGGTCCCGGGGTGA